The following proteins come from a genomic window of Phnomibacter ginsenosidimutans:
- a CDS encoding cobalamin B12-binding domain-containing protein, which produces MNRPIRVLVAKVGLDGHDRGAKIIATALRDAGMEVIYTGLRQTPEMVVNAALQEDVDAIGVSILSGAHMTVFPRIKSLMDEKGMHDVLLTGGGIIPDDDSKTLQDMGVGKLFQPGTNTHDIADFISAWVKEHRSF; this is translated from the coding sequence ATGAACAGACCAATACGGGTACTGGTAGCCAAAGTAGGATTAGACGGCCACGACAGAGGAGCGAAAATTATTGCCACTGCCTTGCGGGATGCCGGCATGGAAGTGATTTATACCGGCCTGCGCCAAACGCCTGAGATGGTGGTAAATGCTGCGTTGCAAGAAGACGTCGATGCCATTGGTGTCAGCATTTTGAGCGGTGCTCACATGACCGTTTTTCCCCGCATCAAAAGCCTGATGGATGAAAAAGGCATGCACGATGTACTGCTCACTGGCGGCGGTATCATTCCTGATGATGATAGCAAAACCTTGCAAGACATGGGCGTGGGCAAACTCTTTCAGCCCGGCACCAATACACATGATATTGCCGATTTTATTTCGGCCTGGGTGAAGGAGCATCGGAGTTTTTAG
- the ccoN gene encoding cytochrome-c oxidase, cbb3-type subunit I: MQQPLERFAYDNRHVKAFAYATIVWGLVGMLVGLLIAFQIAFPALNFDFAYTTFGRVRPVHTNAVIFAFVGNAIYMTVYYALPRLMKTSMFSPKLGWIHFWGWQSIIVAAAVTLLAGYTSGKEYAELEWPIDIAITLVWVVFGLNMFMTILKRRERHMYVAVWFWIATWVTVAMLHIVNSFELPFSALKSYSWYAGVQDALVQWWYGHNAVAFFLTTPFIGVMYYFVPKAANRPVYSYRWSIIHFWALIFLYIWAGPHHLLYTSLPDWAQSLGTVFSVMLILPSWAGMLNGLMTLRGAWDKVREEPILKFFVVALTCYGMSTFEGPMLSLKSVNAISHFTDWTVAHVHVGALGWNGFLTFGALYFLVPRLWNTPLYSKKMAAQHFWIGTLGIILYAIPMYWAGFSQALMWKEFTPEGTLKYQFLQTVTNIRPMYILRGIGGTLYFVGFLMLVVNIWKTIAAGKFVPTEYGEAPALEKNFVPHAGYNFWHAWIERRPVQMLIVSLVVVAIGGLLELIPTFLIKSNVPTIASVKPYTPLELEGRDIYIREGCYTCHSQMVRPFRDEVTRYGEYSKAGEFVYDHPFQWGSKRTGPDLHRIGGKYPDSWHYNHMMKPTLMSPGSLMPNYPWLLDDDLNTSLTAAKIRAMQTLGVPYPEGYDQIAVADLNKQAAQIAEGLKKDKITTAPNKEIVALIAYLQRLGKDIKVKDETVVIK, translated from the coding sequence TTGTGGGCAACGCCATTTACATGACGGTGTATTACGCACTTCCGAGGTTGATGAAGACTTCTATGTTTAGTCCAAAGCTTGGCTGGATTCATTTTTGGGGATGGCAGTCCATAATTGTAGCCGCTGCGGTTACATTGTTGGCTGGTTACACTTCAGGTAAAGAATATGCCGAACTGGAATGGCCCATCGACATCGCCATTACATTGGTATGGGTGGTGTTTGGTCTCAACATGTTCATGACCATTTTGAAGCGTCGTGAACGGCACATGTATGTGGCTGTTTGGTTTTGGATAGCTACATGGGTTACCGTGGCCATGTTGCATATTGTCAACTCTTTCGAACTGCCTTTTAGTGCATTGAAAAGCTACAGCTGGTACGCTGGTGTGCAAGATGCACTTGTGCAGTGGTGGTATGGTCACAATGCGGTGGCCTTCTTCCTTACTACACCTTTCATTGGTGTGATGTACTATTTCGTACCAAAGGCTGCTAACCGTCCCGTATACAGCTACCGTTGGAGTATCATTCACTTCTGGGCGTTGATTTTCTTGTACATCTGGGCTGGTCCGCACCACCTGCTGTATACTTCGCTGCCCGATTGGGCACAGAGCCTTGGTACTGTGTTTAGCGTTATGCTCATTCTCCCATCTTGGGCGGGTATGCTCAATGGTTTGATGACCTTGCGTGGTGCATGGGATAAGGTACGTGAAGAACCCATTTTGAAATTTTTTGTAGTGGCACTTACCTGCTATGGTATGAGCACTTTTGAAGGCCCCATGCTGAGCCTGAAAAGTGTAAACGCCATTTCGCACTTTACCGACTGGACTGTAGCACACGTACACGTAGGTGCGTTGGGCTGGAACGGCTTCCTCACATTTGGTGCGTTGTATTTCCTGGTGCCCCGCTTGTGGAATACGCCTTTGTATAGCAAGAAGATGGCTGCACAACACTTTTGGATTGGCACCCTCGGTATCATTTTGTACGCCATTCCCATGTACTGGGCTGGTTTCTCTCAGGCGCTGATGTGGAAAGAGTTTACTCCGGAAGGAACTTTGAAATATCAGTTCCTGCAAACAGTAACCAACATTCGCCCCATGTACATTTTGCGTGGCATAGGTGGTACGTTGTACTTTGTTGGTTTCCTGATGTTGGTGGTAAACATTTGGAAAACCATTGCCGCAGGCAAATTTGTACCTACAGAATATGGCGAAGCACCAGCACTCGAAAAGAATTTCGTTCCACATGCAGGATACAATTTCTGGCATGCATGGATTGAGCGTCGTCCTGTGCAAATGCTGATTGTGAGTCTCGTAGTAGTAGCCATTGGTGGTTTGCTCGAACTCATTCCTACATTCCTCATCAAATCAAACGTGCCCACCATTGCTTCGGTAAAACCATATACACCGTTGGAGTTGGAAGGTCGTGATATCTACATCCGCGAAGGTTGCTATACCTGTCACTCACAAATGGTGCGTCCTTTCCGTGATGAAGTAACCCGCTATGGCGAATACAGCAAGGCTGGTGAGTTTGTATACGATCACCCATTCCAGTGGGGTAGCAAGCGTACCGGTCCCGATTTGCACCGCATTGGTGGCAAGTATCCTGATAGCTGGCACTACAACCACATGATGAAGCCAACGCTGATGAGCCCTGGTAGTTTGATGCCGAATTATCCATGGTTGCTGGATGATGATTTGAATACTTCGCTGACGGCTGCTAAAATCCGTGCTATGCAAACACTGGGCGTGCCTTATCCTGAAGGATACGATCAGATAGCTGTAGCAGACCTCAACAAGCAAGCTGCACAAATAGCTGAGGGTTTGAAAAAGGATAAAATCACTACAGCACCCAACAAAGAGATTGTAGCCTTGATTGCCTACCTGCAACGTTTGGGTAAAGACATTAAAGTAAAAGACGAAACCGTAGTCATAAAATAA
- a CDS encoding cbb3-type cytochrome c oxidase N-terminal domain-containing protein, translated as MRFNIFKHKWLSIMGVMLLMAQVAGAQPKEPSTLSNPLAQVMVLIMIMLALAIALLGNVVGNAADLFRTKLRKARSEKNSGNAATVILLLSAGLLASIAGNAQAAADAATTAAPAVDNSINGLSPFTFYLMAAVIAVEIIILVALVYQLKFLVGIESRKEMAAAVDGVAVPKVSWWDKVNRSAKIEDEAAIDLSHDYDGISELDNKLPPWWIAAFALTILFSGVYLYRYHVSHSAPLQIEELEISMKEAEEAKAAYLAMSANNVDENSVTMLDAGSIASGKELFSANCIACHGTAGEGNTVGPNLTDNYWIHGGDIKDVFKSIKYGWVEKGMRSWKDDFSPMQMAQLASFVKSLKGTNPPNAKAPQGELYDENQAAGAASVTDSTAAAAPTK; from the coding sequence ATGCGGTTCAATATTTTCAAACATAAATGGCTCTCCATCATGGGCGTAATGCTGCTGATGGCACAGGTAGCCGGTGCGCAACCCAAAGAGCCCAGCACCCTCAGCAATCCGCTGGCACAGGTGATGGTACTGATCATGATTATGCTGGCATTGGCCATTGCATTGCTCGGCAATGTGGTAGGCAATGCGGCCGATTTATTCAGAACAAAACTGCGGAAAGCCCGTTCCGAAAAAAACAGCGGCAATGCAGCAACCGTAATATTGTTGCTGAGTGCCGGTTTACTGGCTTCTATTGCTGGCAATGCTCAGGCTGCTGCTGATGCGGCTACAACGGCTGCACCTGCGGTAGACAATAGCATCAACGGTTTGTCGCCTTTTACTTTTTACCTGATGGCTGCTGTGATTGCAGTTGAAATTATCATTTTGGTAGCCTTGGTTTATCAACTGAAGTTTTTGGTAGGCATCGAGTCGCGGAAAGAAATGGCTGCTGCTGTTGATGGCGTGGCTGTTCCTAAAGTTAGCTGGTGGGATAAGGTAAACCGTTCTGCCAAAATTGAAGATGAAGCAGCCATTGACCTGAGCCACGATTATGATGGTATCAGCGAACTGGACAACAAGCTGCCACCATGGTGGATTGCTGCTTTTGCACTCACCATTCTTTTCTCTGGTGTGTATCTCTATCGTTACCATGTTTCTCACTCTGCGCCATTGCAAATTGAAGAACTTGAAATTTCGATGAAAGAAGCAGAGGAAGCCAAAGCTGCATATTTGGCAATGAGTGCCAATAATGTAGATGAAAACAGTGTGACCATGTTGGATGCAGGATCCATAGCTTCTGGTAAAGAATTGTTTTCAGCTAACTGTATTGCTTGCCACGGCACAGCAGGTGAAGGCAACACAGTAGGCCCTAACCTGACGGACAACTACTGGATACATGGTGGCGACATCAAAGATGTATTTAAGAGCATTAAATATGGTTGGGTAGAAAAGGGCATGCGTAGCTGGAAAGATGATTTCTCTCCCATGCAAATGGCACAGCTGGCCAGTTTTGTAAAATCACTGAAAGGCACGAATCCGCCCAATGCAAAAGCACCTCAGGGCGAATTGTATGACGAGAATCAGGCTGCTGGCGCTGCGAGTGTGACTGATAGCACGGCAGCAGCAGCACCTACTAAATAG
- a CDS encoding zinc-dependent metalloprotease, whose protein sequence is MAQELAMQFMTGATAVEVLDGDAAEVPEMHKQFLYYLILHEMGHTLGLNHNMKASQMLSPAEVHNKSITRSIGLQGSVMDYPAVNVSLDRSKQGDYYTTKVGPYDVWAIEYGYTPFSAATEEESLKKILSRSNDPKLAFGNDADDMRGAGSGIDPRVMVNDMSNDMVAYAEDRFKLVNTMLGKLKDRYTDPNESWAKLRSRYYTVISQRSQMAGAVANYIGGVYVDRSFPGQQSGNKPFTPVPVAYQKKAMSLLAKNVFAPNAFDADAQLFPYLQSQRRGFGFFGATEDPKPQNTVLNLQMSVLQRMLNPVSLQRINSSSLYGNTYSVADVMTDLVGAIFTADLKTGVNLYRQNLQTEFVKGASGIATTAPGYDNASRAAALSTLKKIKTQLATAVSPDEQTRAHRANLQFLIEKALAVK, encoded by the coding sequence ATGGCGCAAGAGTTGGCTATGCAGTTTATGACTGGCGCTACTGCTGTAGAAGTGCTGGATGGCGATGCGGCTGAAGTGCCCGAAATGCACAAGCAGTTTTTGTATTACCTCATTCTGCACGAAATGGGGCATACCCTCGGCCTCAACCACAACATGAAAGCCAGCCAAATGCTGAGCCCCGCCGAAGTACACAACAAGAGCATTACCCGCAGCATTGGTTTGCAGGGTAGTGTTATGGATTATCCTGCCGTAAACGTATCGCTGGACCGCAGCAAGCAGGGCGATTACTACACCACCAAAGTAGGCCCTTACGATGTGTGGGCGATTGAATATGGTTACACGCCATTCAGTGCTGCTACAGAAGAAGAAAGCCTGAAGAAAATCCTGTCTCGCAGCAACGATCCCAAACTGGCTTTTGGCAACGATGCAGATGACATGCGTGGCGCCGGTAGCGGTATTGACCCCCGTGTAATGGTGAACGATATGAGCAACGACATGGTGGCTTATGCCGAAGATCGTTTCAAATTGGTGAATACCATGCTCGGCAAACTCAAAGACCGTTACACAGACCCCAATGAATCTTGGGCCAAACTGCGCAGCCGGTATTATACTGTTATCAGCCAGCGTAGTCAAATGGCCGGTGCCGTGGCCAACTACATTGGTGGTGTGTATGTAGACCGCAGCTTCCCCGGACAGCAAAGCGGTAACAAACCATTTACACCAGTGCCTGTGGCGTATCAGAAAAAAGCCATGAGCCTGCTGGCGAAAAATGTGTTTGCACCAAACGCTTTTGATGCTGATGCACAACTGTTTCCTTACCTGCAATCACAGCGCCGCGGTTTCGGTTTCTTTGGTGCTACCGAAGATCCTAAACCACAAAACACAGTATTGAATTTGCAGATGAGTGTATTGCAGCGCATGCTCAACCCCGTTAGCTTGCAGCGCATCAACAGCAGCAGCTTGTATGGCAATACTTACAGCGTGGCTGATGTAATGACTGATTTGGTAGGCGCCATTTTTACGGCTGATTTGAAAACCGGTGTAAACCTGTACCGCCAAAACCTGCAAACAGAATTCGTAAAAGGTGCCAGCGGTATTGCTACCACAGCTCCCGGCTACGACAATGCTTCTAGAGCCGCCGCTTTGAGCACCCTCAAGAAAATTAAAACGCAACTGGCTACTGCTGTAAGCCCCGATGAGCAAACCCGTGCACACCGTGCCAATTTGCAATTCCTCATTGAGAAGGCATTGGCGGTGAAATAG
- a CDS encoding CcoQ/FixQ family Cbb3-type cytochrome c oxidase assembly chaperone, which produces MKFINYLQSISGVSIFPLIGLLLFVTFFVGVAFYVYGADKKSWQQKSNLPLEN; this is translated from the coding sequence ATGAAATTCATCAACTATCTGCAGAGCATTTCCGGTGTGTCTATTTTTCCTTTAATCGGTTTGCTGTTGTTTGTGACCTTTTTTGTTGGCGTTGCATTTTATGTGTACGGTGCCGATAAAAAAAGCTGGCAGCAAAAAAGCAATCTGCCTTTAGAAAACTAA
- the ccoG gene encoding cytochrome c oxidase accessory protein CcoG produces the protein MSNEKATIEQLEESFRDRMPSVTKEGKRNWIYAWQPKGKWYTRRTILSVLYVALFFALPFIKMNGNPALQINVVEGKFSILGLIFWPQDFFIFGVGMVTMVIFIYLFTMIYGRVFCGWACPQTIFMEMIFRKMEWMVEGNPNEQRKLNNGPWNGNKIVRKTLKHLLFLAFSFLIANTFLAYIIGVEDLFKIIQEPVTQHVGGFVALIIFTLAFYGVYAFAREIICTVICPYGRLQSVLLDRNSVIVAYDYNRGEPRGKGRRTEENKLGDCIDCKQCVVVCPTGIDIRNGTQLECINCTACIDACNTVMDKVGLPRGLVRYASEAQLADNQPFKFTGRMKFYSVVLVLLLAGLTTLLLTRNDVDVTLLRARGQLFQEVGTDSLSNLYHLNMVNKTVKDIDVQLKVEELPGVIKLVGGHQLHTPAEGQAESTFFLVLPKSAIKRRDTDVKIGVYKDGKRIRTVKTSFLGYTE, from the coding sequence ATGAGTAACGAGAAAGCAACCATTGAGCAGTTAGAAGAGTCGTTTCGCGACAGGATGCCATCTGTAACCAAAGAAGGAAAACGGAACTGGATTTATGCATGGCAGCCCAAAGGGAAATGGTACACCCGGCGTACTATATTGAGTGTACTGTATGTCGCGTTGTTTTTTGCATTGCCGTTTATTAAAATGAATGGCAATCCGGCACTGCAGATAAATGTGGTAGAAGGAAAGTTTTCTATTCTTGGTCTCATCTTCTGGCCTCAAGATTTTTTCATCTTCGGCGTAGGCATGGTAACCATGGTAATTTTTATTTACCTGTTTACCATGATCTATGGCCGGGTGTTTTGTGGTTGGGCATGCCCCCAAACCATTTTTATGGAAATGATTTTCCGTAAAATGGAATGGATGGTGGAAGGCAATCCGAATGAACAACGCAAGCTGAACAATGGCCCATGGAATGGTAATAAGATTGTACGAAAAACACTCAAGCATTTATTGTTTTTGGCTTTCTCTTTTCTTATTGCCAATACATTTCTGGCATACATCATTGGTGTTGAAGATTTATTTAAAATCATTCAGGAGCCAGTAACACAACACGTCGGCGGTTTTGTAGCACTCATCATTTTTACGCTTGCTTTTTATGGTGTGTATGCTTTTGCCCGTGAAATTATCTGTACCGTTATTTGCCCGTATGGCCGATTGCAAAGTGTGTTGCTCGATCGTAACTCTGTAATCGTTGCATACGATTACAACCGCGGCGAACCTCGTGGCAAAGGCCGTCGTACTGAAGAAAACAAACTGGGCGATTGTATCGATTGTAAGCAGTGTGTGGTGGTTTGTCCTACTGGTATTGATATCAGAAATGGTACGCAACTGGAATGCATCAACTGTACGGCATGTATTGATGCCTGCAATACCGTGATGGATAAAGTAGGCTTGCCTCGTGGATTGGTTCGCTATGCCAGCGAAGCACAGCTGGCCGATAATCAGCCATTCAAGTTTACAGGTCGCATGAAGTTTTACTCTGTGGTGCTGGTATTGTTGCTGGCCGGGTTAACAACGCTCTTGCTTACCCGCAACGATGTAGACGTAACTTTACTTCGTGCCCGTGGCCAGCTCTTTCAGGAAGTAGGAACCGATAGTTTGAGCAATTTGTACCACCTGAATATGGTGAACAAAACAGTGAAAGACATTGATGTGCAATTGAAAGTGGAAGAACTGCCTGGTGTAATTAAATTAGTGGGCGGCCACCAACTGCATACACCGGCAGAAGGACAAGCAGAAAGCACCTTCTTCCTGGTACTGCCCAAGTCGGCCATTAAACGCCGCGACACCGATGTGAAAATTGGTGTGTACAAAGACGGAAAACGAATCAGAACAGTGAAGACCAGCTTCCTGGGCTACACTGAATAA
- a CDS encoding sulfite exporter TauE/SafE family protein — protein sequence MDALYLSALVLGLAGSLHCVGMCGPIALSLPFASANGWGRGMGILAYFGGKTFTYAALGALFGIVGQQLVLAGWQQALSLVLGVAMLFFAIVTIFKPAIFHSNQLTIYMGNKLSPLMGAMMGKRAYSATFVLGMLNGLLPCGLVYVALSAAVATGSIVSAAVFMSVFGIATAPLMLFLLLFAAQLSAKYRSKMRQWLPVFTGIVAILLILRGLDLGIPYISPDLEGLPAASRGAETIPCHE from the coding sequence ATGGATGCTTTGTACCTCAGTGCATTGGTATTAGGACTTGCCGGTAGCCTGCATTGTGTAGGCATGTGCGGTCCTATTGCTTTATCACTGCCATTTGCTTCGGCCAATGGATGGGGCAGAGGCATGGGTATACTCGCCTACTTCGGCGGCAAAACATTTACCTACGCAGCATTGGGTGCTTTGTTTGGCATTGTAGGGCAGCAGTTGGTGCTGGCCGGATGGCAGCAGGCCCTGAGTTTGGTGCTGGGTGTTGCCATGTTGTTTTTTGCGATTGTGACCATTTTCAAACCCGCCATATTCCACAGTAATCAGCTTACCATTTACATGGGTAACAAACTATCGCCGCTCATGGGAGCGATGATGGGTAAGCGGGCCTACTCTGCCACTTTTGTGCTGGGTATGCTCAACGGTTTGTTGCCTTGTGGATTGGTGTATGTAGCGTTGAGTGCAGCGGTTGCTACGGGTAGCATTGTATCGGCTGCTGTATTTATGTCGGTGTTTGGCATTGCTACCGCACCGCTCATGTTGTTCTTGTTATTATTTGCTGCACAGTTGAGTGCAAAATATCGCAGCAAAATGCGGCAATGGTTGCCCGTGTTTACCGGCATTGTAGCCATCCTGCTTATTCTTCGTGGATTGGATTTGGGCATACCCTACATTTCTCCTGACCTTGAAGGACTGCCCGCCGCCAGTCGGGGCGCCGAGACCATTCCTTGTCACGAATAA
- a CDS encoding DUF5117 domain-containing protein yields MRSTTQWLLPAALLLSMTSMAQRNDKTAVVAPPAAVADTAKKAAPKPLSIADKIKSSKKHAGLFTVYQDTATGTTQLYVRKDQLGQEFIYQSFSLSGPTSLFLNQSMHRSTLIFAIRKVYDKVEFATQNTNFFYDPNNAVTKSANVDVPEAVFLSEKIAGEDSTGYLIAADGLFVGEKLDPVKPLNPPGLPPTAIFNLGGLNPMKSRVTGVRSYPNNTDVVVDLAYDNPMPFNQGGKDITDARFNKVRMQHSFIEVPKNDFRPRRDDPRVGYFGSEVDDMTSLSPTPFKDVINRWHLVKKDPNAAISEPVEPIVWWVENTTPVELRPYVMEAGNKWNEAFEKAGFKNAVVMKQMPDDATWDPADIRYNVIRWVSSAYPSYGAIGPSFTNPRTGQILGSDITVEWRSGAGTPIQSELYEKACCYFLGRSVCPKQIGTAIAACRCSQTLGYLQHGARVGYAVYDWRYCCRSAGWRCG; encoded by the coding sequence ATGAGATCTACAACACAATGGTTGCTACCGGCAGCATTGTTGCTGAGCATGACCAGCATGGCGCAGCGCAATGATAAAACAGCCGTAGTAGCCCCTCCGGCCGCAGTGGCAGACACCGCTAAAAAGGCTGCTCCCAAACCCCTTTCTATTGCCGACAAAATCAAGTCGAGTAAAAAGCATGCCGGCTTGTTTACCGTGTATCAGGATACGGCCACAGGTACCACGCAGTTGTATGTACGCAAAGACCAGCTCGGTCAGGAATTCATTTACCAGAGTTTTTCGCTGAGCGGTCCTACCAGCTTGTTCCTCAACCAAAGTATGCACCGCTCTACCCTCATTTTTGCTATCCGCAAAGTGTACGATAAAGTGGAGTTTGCCACACAAAACACCAACTTCTTTTACGACCCCAACAATGCCGTAACCAAGTCGGCTAATGTGGATGTGCCCGAAGCTGTTTTCTTGTCAGAAAAAATTGCCGGTGAAGATTCTACCGGTTACCTCATCGCCGCTGATGGTTTGTTTGTGGGCGAAAAACTCGATCCGGTGAAGCCGTTGAATCCTCCGGGTTTGCCGCCAACGGCCATTTTCAATCTGGGTGGCCTCAACCCCATGAAAAGCCGTGTGACGGGTGTGCGTAGCTATCCCAACAACACCGATGTGGTGGTGGATTTGGCTTACGACAACCCCATGCCTTTCAACCAGGGTGGTAAAGACATTACTGATGCCCGCTTCAATAAAGTGCGGATGCAGCACTCCTTTATTGAAGTGCCGAAAAATGATTTCCGACCCCGCCGCGATGACCCACGGGTGGGTTATTTTGGTTCAGAAGTAGACGACATGACGTCTCTGTCACCAACGCCATTTAAAGACGTGATCAACCGCTGGCATTTGGTGAAGAAAGATCCGAATGCAGCCATCAGCGAACCCGTAGAACCCATTGTATGGTGGGTAGAAAATACCACGCCTGTAGAGCTGCGTCCATACGTAATGGAAGCCGGCAATAAATGGAACGAAGCCTTTGAAAAAGCGGGTTTCAAAAACGCCGTGGTAATGAAGCAAATGCCTGACGATGCCACCTGGGATCCTGCCGACATTCGCTACAACGTGATTCGTTGGGTAAGCAGTGCCTATCCTTCGTACGGCGCTATCGGGCCCAGCTTTACCAACCCCCGCACCGGCCAGATTCTCGGTTCAGATATTACCGTAGAATGGCGCAGCGGTGCCGGTACACCCATCCAAAGTGAGCTGTACGAAAAAGCTTGCTGCTACTTCTTGGGAAGAAGCGTTTGCCCAAAACAAATCGGTACAGCAATTGCTGCCTGCCGGTGCTCACAAACATTGGGCTACCTGCAACATGGCGCAAGAGTTGGCTATGCAGTTTATGACTGGCGCTACTGCTGTAGAAGTGCTGGATGGCGATGCGGCTGA
- a CDS encoding FixH family protein, translating to MTIKWNWGTKIFLVYTGFVVFMLGMVYLCTRQNYDLVSTDYYAQELKYQQVIDGKNNANQLGKAMTIAATANGVAVQLPVAAVEGEGELHFYRPDNASYDFKVPVKGDGLINIPSSQLKTGRYTVKATYQYEGKPYYNEATYYAP from the coding sequence ATGACCATCAAATGGAACTGGGGAACCAAAATATTTTTGGTGTACACAGGGTTTGTGGTATTCATGCTCGGCATGGTTTACCTCTGCACCCGCCAGAATTATGATTTGGTATCTACCGATTACTATGCACAAGAGCTGAAATATCAGCAAGTGATTGATGGCAAAAACAACGCCAATCAATTGGGCAAAGCCATGACCATTGCTGCTACTGCCAATGGTGTAGCCGTGCAATTGCCAGTGGCTGCTGTGGAAGGTGAAGGGGAATTGCATTTTTACCGCCCCGACAATGCCAGCTACGATTTTAAAGTGCCTGTAAAAGGAGATGGACTCATCAACATCCCTTCCAGCCAATTGAAGACTGGCCGGTATACTGTAAAAGCAACCTACCAGTACGAAGGCAAACCTTATTACAACGAGGCAACTTATTACGCACCATAA